Proteins co-encoded in one Klebsiella michiganensis genomic window:
- a CDS encoding beta-lactamase codes for MKTHTLAAATATLLFSSASFAAPLTLDVYNPQDKGVFPVTSTLVSGPTEATLVDAQFSVKDGEALVKMIQHSGKKLTRVLITAGDPDYYFGLEPIVKAYPQVKIEATPLVVDHINKTKAEKLKYWGPILKDGAPKEVFVPQVTHATTFTVDGEKIELRQPASHAAYLWIPANKTILGGVGVSSGIHVWTADSQTKAARQEWRDVLDEMAALKPQRVIPGHYIGKVNPGAAPVVFTGDYLADFELALKKGKSAPVIAEMKQKYPGLADESSLEMSAKVNTGEMKW; via the coding sequence ATGAAAACTCACACCCTTGCCGCCGCGACCGCCACGCTGTTATTCAGCAGCGCAAGTTTTGCCGCCCCGCTAACGCTTGATGTTTATAACCCTCAGGATAAGGGCGTCTTCCCGGTCACCTCTACGCTTGTCAGCGGCCCAACGGAAGCCACGCTGGTAGATGCCCAGTTCAGCGTCAAAGACGGTGAAGCGCTGGTGAAGATGATTCAGCACAGCGGCAAAAAACTGACCCGCGTTCTCATCACCGCCGGCGACCCGGATTACTACTTTGGCCTGGAGCCGATTGTTAAGGCTTATCCGCAGGTGAAAATTGAGGCCACACCGCTGGTCGTGGACCATATCAACAAAACTAAAGCAGAGAAGCTCAAATACTGGGGCCCTATCCTGAAAGATGGCGCGCCGAAAGAGGTCTTTGTGCCGCAGGTGACGCACGCGACAACCTTTACCGTTGACGGCGAAAAAATTGAGCTGCGCCAGCCCGCTTCTCACGCGGCGTATCTGTGGATCCCGGCCAATAAAACGATCCTCGGCGGCGTCGGCGTCAGCTCTGGTATTCACGTCTGGACCGCCGATTCCCAGACCAAAGCCGCCCGCCAGGAGTGGCGCGATGTGCTGGATGAAATGGCGGCCCTGAAGCCGCAGCGCGTGATCCCGGGACACTATATTGGCAAGGTCAATCCAGGGGCGGCCCCGGTGGTCTTCACCGGCGACTATTTAGCCGACTTTGAGCTGGCGCTGAAGAAAGGCAAAAGTGCCCCGGTAATTGCTGAGATGAAGCAAAAATATCCGGGCCTGGCCGATGAAAGCTCGCTGGAGATGAGCGCCAAAGTGAATACCGGCGAAATGAAGTGGTAA
- a CDS encoding purine nucleoside phosphorylase, which yields MKAKILVSACLMGFKVRYDGREKSQTGAALARLQAEGRLVIHCPELAAGLPTPRLPAELSGGSGEAALQGRAVILESDGKDVTEPYLLAAWLALQTARENNCLFAILTDGSPTCGSQKIYDGHFAGKTRPGQGVAAALLRQHGIEVFADHQIPLLLSRLEVVDKEEA from the coding sequence ATGAAAGCAAAAATACTGGTTAGCGCCTGCCTGATGGGGTTCAAAGTCCGCTATGACGGCCGCGAAAAATCGCAAACTGGCGCCGCCCTCGCCCGACTGCAGGCTGAAGGTCGCCTGGTTATCCACTGCCCAGAACTCGCCGCCGGACTGCCAACGCCGCGTCTCCCCGCTGAACTTAGCGGAGGCAGCGGGGAAGCCGCCCTGCAAGGTCGCGCCGTGATTCTGGAAAGCGATGGCAAAGACGTCACCGAACCTTATCTTCTTGCCGCCTGGCTCGCGCTTCAAACCGCCCGGGAGAATAACTGCCTGTTTGCTATCCTTACCGACGGCAGCCCAACCTGCGGCAGCCAGAAGATTTACGATGGCCACTTTGCAGGCAAAACAAGGCCGGGCCAGGGCGTAGCGGCAGCGCTGTTGCGTCAGCACGGCATCGAAGTCTTTGCCGACCATCAGATCCCGCTGTTGCTGAGCAGGCTAGAGGTCGTCGATAAGGAGGAGGCATGA
- a CDS encoding periplasmic protein translates to MFQLKPGGLAMIIGARTAAGRVNIGKAVELFGLCQPGERFVNPVTGVVTQLPPEANYPLWLVTGEVIAFDGRQGYAFVRAEHLMPLDKDFSPQEDELHLSY, encoded by the coding sequence ATGTTTCAATTAAAACCGGGCGGCCTGGCGATGATTATCGGCGCGCGTACCGCCGCCGGGCGGGTGAATATTGGTAAAGCGGTTGAACTGTTCGGGCTGTGCCAGCCGGGGGAGCGCTTTGTTAATCCGGTAACCGGCGTGGTGACACAGTTGCCGCCGGAGGCAAACTATCCGCTGTGGCTGGTAACCGGCGAAGTTATTGCCTTTGATGGCCGGCAGGGCTACGCTTTCGTGCGCGCCGAACATTTAATGCCGTTGGACAAAGATTTTTCCCCGCAGGAAGACGAGCTTCACCTCAGCTATTAA
- a CDS encoding MarR family transcripitonal regulator, giving the protein MIRCKRVYEAPAEDDGYRVLVDRLWPRGMKKSDLRYDEWPKELTPSNELRKAFHSETIDFAAFSESYRQELEQHQDAARELARHGDNGILTLLYGAKNTDQNHALVLADFLRHCRD; this is encoded by the coding sequence ATGATCCGCTGCAAACGAGTCTATGAAGCCCCGGCTGAAGATGATGGCTACCGCGTCCTGGTGGACAGGCTGTGGCCAAGGGGGATGAAAAAAAGCGATTTGCGCTATGATGAATGGCCAAAGGAACTGACGCCCTCAAACGAGCTACGCAAGGCCTTTCACAGCGAAACCATCGACTTTGCGGCGTTCAGCGAGAGCTACAGACAAGAGCTAGAGCAACATCAGGACGCTGCCCGGGAGCTTGCCAGACATGGCGATAACGGCATCCTGACCTTGCTGTATGGCGCAAAAAATACCGACCAGAACCATGCGCTGGTACTGGCGGACTTTTTACGCCACTGCCGGGATTAA
- a CDS encoding LysR family transcriptional regulator, with amino-acid sequence MDRIIAAKVYTRICELGSLSAAARALNMSRPMVSRYLEQMEHWAGERLLHRSSRKLTITPTGERVLQQTRALNEVAENIAAQKQQDLPSGTLRVACSQFGARYYIVPFLSDFLRDYPDIRVELHVSSQAVNMIEERIDLAIRITNDLDPNIIARRLGECDSRLYASPSYIEKRGMPRTPGDLEHHNCLQYSYFLRNIWQMVDENGEPLNVEVSGNFSANDSVVLMDAVADGVGIAMLPVQDAKPRFESGELVKVLEAWPPRSMGIYGIYRSRSYLPAALRLFLAALSDRLAK; translated from the coding sequence ATGGACAGAATCATTGCTGCAAAAGTCTATACCCGCATTTGCGAGCTGGGCAGCCTGAGTGCGGCGGCGCGAGCGTTAAATATGTCCCGGCCAATGGTTAGCCGCTATCTCGAGCAAATGGAGCACTGGGCGGGAGAGCGGCTGCTGCACCGATCCTCCCGGAAACTGACGATAACGCCCACCGGTGAGCGGGTGCTGCAGCAAACCCGGGCGCTCAACGAGGTGGCGGAAAATATTGCGGCGCAGAAGCAGCAGGATTTGCCTTCGGGTACCCTACGGGTGGCCTGTTCACAGTTTGGCGCCCGGTATTACATTGTGCCTTTCTTGTCCGATTTCCTGCGCGACTATCCTGACATTAGAGTGGAGCTGCACGTTAGCAGCCAGGCGGTGAATATGATTGAGGAGCGTATCGATCTGGCTATTCGCATTACCAACGATCTCGATCCCAATATTATTGCCCGCCGTCTGGGGGAATGTGACTCCCGGCTTTATGCCTCGCCGTCCTACATTGAGAAAAGAGGGATGCCCCGCACGCCGGGCGATCTTGAGCACCACAATTGCCTGCAATATAGCTATTTCCTGCGCAATATCTGGCAAATGGTGGATGAAAACGGCGAGCCGCTGAACGTTGAGGTTAGCGGTAATTTTAGTGCCAATGACTCTGTCGTGCTGATGGACGCGGTAGCGGACGGGGTGGGGATTGCCATGCTGCCGGTTCAGGATGCGAAGCCACGGTTCGAGAGTGGAGAACTGGTTAAGGTGCTTGAGGCCTGGCCGCCGCGTTCGATGGGGATCTACGGTATATACCGGAGCCGGAGCTATCTGCCTGCCGCGCTGAGGCTGTTTCTTGCGGCGCTGTCGGACAGGCTCGCAAAATAA